From the Labilibaculum sp. DW002 genome, one window contains:
- the tssO gene encoding type VI secretion system TssO: protein MKSLNVKQRRKAFISFLFLFLLTSSLVVVIVFFNLKVPEKENRYLHNRLEYLSLEEKNTNLFGEKMDKVKNLIDSIEIKGTNIEFTDQLISTELAIMRSKFVAEDSTSHVGMYNNIILTYLELKEAKIELLNLEDAKTDIESYIKIIEELKEKLEAKQRDLDIYRHNAK from the coding sequence ATGAAATCACTTAATGTAAAGCAACGAAGAAAGGCATTTATTAGCTTTCTTTTCTTATTTCTACTAACGTCTTCCTTGGTTGTTGTTATCGTGTTCTTTAATCTAAAAGTTCCTGAAAAGGAAAATAGATATCTTCATAATAGACTTGAGTATCTAAGTTTGGAAGAAAAAAACACAAATCTTTTTGGCGAAAAGATGGATAAGGTAAAAAACTTGATTGATTCCATTGAAATAAAGGGGACCAATATAGAATTTACAGATCAGTTGATTTCCACAGAATTAGCGATAATGAGAAGCAAATTTGTTGCAGAAGACAGCACTTCTCATGTTGGCATGTACAATAATATTATTCTTACTTATCTTGAATTAAAGGAGGCAAAAATTGAATTGCTTAATTTGGAGGATGCTAAAACAGATATTGAATCTTATATCAAGATAATAGAAGAATTGAAAGAGAAGTTAGAAGCAAAACAAAGAGATTTAGATATTTATCGGCACAATGCGAAATAG
- a CDS encoding tetratricopeptide repeat protein — translation MKNFILLATIIGFISCDSMNSKTTNLTQENIADNAELVEMFKNDQADRTNHIDWNIVQKNDSIREARVYELLDSNKVRTSKDYNNAALIFHHGEDSVAYGMAVKLITKAIELDSTINKWFLAVATDRYLLSTNKPQIYGTQYKRLDNKIVVREKMDSTKITDAERIECKVETLAEQREKIKNLNRKKLTELLEEGKTIDEIVQIVKQIEIKNSPYDLRENWMNNFGYQLIRQGKKEEALKIFKLNTELYPNSFNTFDSYGECLLDLGDKEKAVKAYRKSLELNPDNKNAKKVVAENQ, via the coding sequence ATGAAAAACTTTATTTTACTAGCAACAATTATTGGATTCATTTCCTGCGACTCTATGAATAGCAAAACGACGAACCTAACCCAAGAGAATATTGCAGATAATGCCGAACTGGTTGAGATGTTTAAAAATGACCAAGCAGATCGAACAAATCATATCGATTGGAATATTGTACAAAAAAACGATAGCATAAGGGAAGCAAGAGTCTATGAATTATTAGATTCAAATAAAGTACGTACATCAAAGGACTACAATAATGCGGCATTAATTTTTCATCATGGAGAAGACTCTGTTGCCTATGGAATGGCAGTAAAACTAATAACCAAAGCGATAGAATTGGATTCAACAATAAACAAATGGTTCCTGGCTGTAGCGACTGACAGATATTTGTTGAGTACAAATAAACCTCAAATTTATGGTACGCAATACAAGAGATTAGACAATAAAATTGTTGTGAGAGAAAAAATGGACTCAACAAAAATTACTGACGCCGAAAGAATCGAATGCAAGGTTGAAACTTTAGCCGAGCAAAGAGAGAAAATAAAAAATTTGAATCGAAAAAAACTAACAGAATTGCTAGAGGAAGGAAAAACCATTGATGAAATAGTACAAATTGTCAAGCAAATTGAAATTAAGAACTCCCCATACGATTTGCGTGAGAATTGGATGAACAATTTCGGCTATCAGCTCATTAGACAAGGTAAAAAAGAAGAGGCATTAAAGATCTTTAAACTAAATACAGAATTGTACCCAAATAGTTTTAATACGTTTGATAGTTACGGTGAATGCCTGTTAGATTTAGGAGACAAAGAGAAGGCAGTTAAGGCTTATCGGAAATCTTTAGAATTAAATCCTGACAACAAAAATGCTAAAAAAGTAGTAGCGGAAAATCAGTAG
- a CDS encoding isocitrate lyase/PEP mutase family protein has translation MIIEKQIELAKKFHQLHQEKQMLVLPNAWSAGSAIVFEKQGFNAVATTSAGIAYSLGYPDGEGIHFEDLCTVVKQITKRISIPLSVDFECGYGESVAEVKENAKKLILAGAVGINIEDGLPNGNLNDLDFQLEKIESLVQLKEELGIPFVINARTCVYWLDVADDASKIATAIERGNAFVKSGADCVFIPGALSEEIVETLVSAIDAPLNIIANPLFNDFQKLNRIGVRRLSVGSGAVRSAFNHLIAIGDNLKKGDISLMLNHQFSYKYANEFFE, from the coding sequence ATGATTATAGAAAAACAAATAGAGTTAGCTAAGAAATTTCATCAACTTCATCAAGAGAAGCAAATGCTTGTTTTGCCTAACGCTTGGAGCGCTGGAAGTGCCATTGTTTTTGAAAAGCAGGGATTTAATGCGGTAGCGACTACTAGCGCTGGTATTGCTTACTCTCTTGGTTATCCAGATGGAGAGGGTATTCATTTCGAAGATCTCTGTACGGTAGTTAAACAAATTACCAAGAGGATATCTATACCTCTATCGGTAGATTTTGAGTGTGGATACGGCGAATCTGTTGCAGAGGTTAAAGAGAATGCTAAGAAATTAATCCTTGCAGGTGCAGTGGGTATTAATATCGAAGATGGCTTGCCAAACGGAAACTTAAACGATTTAGATTTTCAGCTCGAAAAGATTGAATCATTAGTTCAACTGAAAGAAGAATTAGGAATTCCATTTGTAATCAATGCACGGACTTGTGTTTATTGGTTGGATGTTGCCGATGATGCATCAAAAATTGCTACAGCAATAGAAAGAGGAAACGCATTTGTGAAATCTGGTGCCGACTGTGTATTTATTCCAGGAGCATTATCTGAGGAAATAGTTGAAACTTTAGTGTCAGCAATTGACGCCCCGTTGAATATTATAGCCAATCCATTATTCAACGATTTTCAGAAATTAAATAGAATAGGAGTCAGAAGATTAAGTGTCGGTTCAGGTGCTGTTAGATCAGCATTTAACCATTTAATTGCTATTGGGGATAATTTGAAAAAGGGTGATATAAGCTTAATGTTGAATCATCAATTTTCATACAAATATGCTAATGAGTTTTTTGAGTAG